GTAATGCACGATCGCTAACTGTGCATTGGAATACGGGTATCTCAGCTATTAAATAGAAAAGCAAGCCTTGCAGACTTGCTTTTAAAAGTGAACCGGATTAGCTCCGAGGGAAGTGACTATGTTTTTGGTTTCGGACTTGATATTATCTTGTGGTACGTTTGTTTTGTTTTATCCACAGAAGGCGTGAAAAGCAAACACCAGGAACAAAGCATATACGTATGCATATTTGATAATTTTTTTATTGATTCTATAGTGAAAGCATCTCGCTTGCCTTTTTTATCACTGAACGGTCAAACCCCGCATTGCGGAAATATTCAAAATCATCTTTCAAACTTTTGCTTAACTCGCTCACAGTGTGCCCTGACTTTAAATATTGTCTATATAGCTCAATCGCTTTGGTGACATCGCCCTTAAAGAGATACGAGTGAGCTAAGTTTTTTACCAGCGACGAGTCTGAAGGCTCGCTGGCCAAACCCTTCGATAAAAAGCCAATCGCTTTGTCGTAATTTTTAGTCTCCAGCAAATGACGACCCAAAACACCCGATTGCCCGGGTCTCGGTTTCAGTGTATCTAAAGTGGTTATCCTTTGTCCAGTTGCACGCAGCCGACCATTAATCGTATTCGAATAACCGGTTACTGTCCCGGCGTTATCGAAAGTAAAAGTCTTTGTGCCCCCTAATTCGATATTGCGAAAATCGGTTGACGACGTAAAATACATTTTGCTGCTAATGCCATCGGTCCACAAGTAAAGTCCGTCTTTTTCTTTTTTTATTTCTGAAAAAAATCCGTCTAGTATATATTCGCCGATGTATTTTGAGATGAGCGTGTCGTTTACCGGCACAGTAGTTATTTGTTCAGGTTTTTTGAAACCAGCCCAATTGTATTCCAGTGCTATGCTGTTGATTAATTCCAGTAAAACGTAACCATCTTCGGAATTCACAAACAACGCCATTCCTTTCCCATTGGTGAGTCCGGCAAGGAAATAACCTGTGAATCCCTCGTTACTCGCCGAGTGAACAAAGTATTTCTCGCCATTCCTGTTCTGTATGAATGTGCCCAGAGCGATATCATTTTTGTAGGGCGTCAAATGCAGTTTGACCATTTCCTGGTTCAACACCTTTGATGATTTACCCTGGTAAGCCTGCTGCATTTCAATCATGTATTTGCATAGATCTGTAGGTGTAGTCCATAATCCAGCCGCTGATTTTTCCGGGTATACAAAATACTTACCCGGGACTTCATTGCCATTGGTTTTATATCCTGTTGCCAGATTTTTCCTTTGGCTGGCTGCAGGGGGCTGATTGAAAGAACTGTTGGTCATTCCCAGTGGCCGGAGCACATGCTCATACATGTATTGTTCATATGGCTGTTTCGTAAGATCGGTAAGTATTTGTTGCGTG
This DNA window, taken from Chitinophaga niabensis, encodes the following:
- a CDS encoding serine hydrolase, which produces MKKISLAVLLCHWLTAVTAQQHYSKAVNEQISRVEANVSGNLIIDGKLYSLTERMKHYNVQGLSVAVIDNYQIVWAKGYGFADKKEGRKVTTSTMFEPGSISKSLNAVGILQLAQQGKLDLYQDINQYLGNWKFPYDTVSHGKKITTAQLLSHTAGLGVHGFPGYHRDSAIASVTDILDGRAPSNTEAVRSVAEPGTGPRYSGGGTLITQQILTDLTKQPYEQYMYEHVLRPLGMTNSSFNQPPAASQRKNLATGYKTNGNEVPGKYFVYPEKSAAGLWTTPTDLCKYMIEMQQAYQGKSSKVLNQEMVKLHLTPYKNDIALGTFIQNRNGEKYFVHSASNEGFTGYFLAGLTNGKGMALFVNSEDGYVLLELINSIALEYNWAGFKKPEQITTVPVNDTLISKYIGEYILDGFFSEIKKEKDGLYLWTDGISSKMYFTSSTDFRNIELGGTKTFTFDNAGTVTGYSNTINGRLRATGQRITTLDTLKPRPGQSGVLGRHLLETKNYDKAIGFLSKGLASEPSDSSLVKNLAHSYLFKGDVTKAIELYRQYLKSGHTVSELSKSLKDDFEYFRNAGFDRSVIKKASEMLSL